The window gattaaaatcatcaaaggaaaaaatcaacatcaaattcTAGGCTTTGTCGTGGATGCAGACATCGAGGGTTGTCACATGACAAGCATAACTGTCCCAATTTGCAACAAGGGTATGTGTCGattctatttttcatttttattatattttttcttgcaaataaatttattttattatcttttgtatATGACAATGTGACAATTATCAGATCAATTGAAGATAATAATCATATCAGTCTTGACGACACATATGAATCGGATTTGGGATCTATAGCTGGtactatcaaaattttaatttgttaaattataatGGTTTATtgtttattatgaaaataaaattaataaattatctttattattACAGGTTCTAATAACATGCGCTAAGATGTCGTAATTATATATAGTTAGTATATCTATTTTCTTTGTTTGTATGTTTGATTGGTTTAGTGCATTTCTTGTATTGAGGTGTTTGTTATTTAGTTTAGTGCATTTCCTGTATGTATCAACAGTGATTAGAGAAACACAATCTTTTATTTATGGAAATGGAAAGGAGTCATAGAGAATTACTTAACATAATTTGCTTGAGCCCCTAGATTGACTCTATTTCCCAGTGAGCTTGAGTGGGTGCTGCTTTTGTTGGTTTTGGGATTTTTGGTTTTGGTTCCTTAGAATGAAAAACATTCCTCTCATACAGTTGAAAATTGAGTTGTAAGTAATCTTCGTTTTCCATTTGTGAAATAGATGTAAGTAATCCTCTCATACAGTTTAGTGCATTTCCTTCATTTTCATTTCtgaattatatttaacaaaactgTTTCTTGAACCCTATGTGTATTCTATTTCCCACCAAGCTTAACTTGACCTATCTCAATTATGAAGATTAGAACACATCTAATCAAATACAAATGGTCTCAATTTGAAACTAAAATTGAGAAACTCCATCTAAATCAAATACAAAAGGTTTAGCCAAACTTAATGATTGTCTGTTTATTTATCTGTTTCATACTTAACTCCATCTTTTATTTGTCTGATTTTTACAGGCATGGGAAACGGATGGCAACCTGAGTGGAAGACTATTGTCATTATGCAATCTTGAGACGTTTTCAACTGTGCTGTAATGGGATGCTGATTTTGTTTAGATTTAAGGCATAATTGTATTTTACTTCGTGTAAGAAAGGTTGTACAATGCTGGAATGTCTGATTGTAcctatttttcatattttacttCCTATAGGCTGACTTCCTGTAGGCTGTCTTCTGATggtaatttagaaaaaaaaaaaatcttgcaaTATTGAAATGTTTAATCACTGTATCAATTGGGACAAGGGCTTTCTCCAACGAggactctattattttttatgaatgatTTAATTGCACAATCTGTTAACTTATTAAGTGTTGTTACTTAATAGACTACCAAAATTTGCATATGAACTCTTGACTAACAAAATAAAAAGTGACACGAGGTAGATGCAAAGCACatgcaaaaataaaatttataaaataacgaTCAAGTCAAACTCATATAATacctttacaaaaattaaaatacatgtccaaaaataaatataaattgatTTCACATTTTTAATTGTACTATGAATTTTAATTGTCGCATTAGACGATTTATCACTTTTACGGGGAAATTATGCCAAATACATACATTCATTCAACTCTATCAAATACATTCATTCAACTAAATAAAAAAGTCTACCGTCAAATACATTCATCCAACTAAATAAAAAAGTCTACCGTAAAATACATTCATCCAACCAAATGAACTCTATTAATTAATCACTAATATGAACATAgtccaattttttttaatttcttcacATATCTCGGCGATCTTAGTTGCATTACGACGATATTCATCAGCTAAATCTAGCTGACTTTTTATCAACTTCGCTAGTTCTTCAGTCTGCTTCATTTTTTCGCCAAAACTTGAAGATGCAGTTGAAATTGAACCCGAAGTTGAGCTTGAACATTTTTGGAAAGTAGGGCCAAAGAAAGCATGTTGTTTCTCCTTTTATGAATTAAAAGCTCTAAATGCTTTCTCTTTATTGAGATATGATCTATGCAATACACCGCTATATTTGTTAACTTGAGTATGAGTTTTTTCCCAACTATCATAAACACCGGGGTTCCGTCCAACAAAAACCACATATGTTTTTCCCTACATtacaataaataaacatttcaaACATAAATTCTAATCGTATAATATAGATTGTGTAATTCAAATAGGAAgctaaaatcaaatcaaaggacTCACCATTTGAGTATTGAAATCCAGCTACGGCACCAACCTATTTAATTCaatataaaagttaaaaaaaattaatcaaacatATTGCAAACAATAGCATTAGCTTATAAATATGTACACTCTAGACTTTTAATTCTCTCCCCATAATGTGCATTATAAAAGGTCAAAAAAGCAACAAGAAACAAATATAATTTGCATCTGATTCTATTTATTCAATGTGCATGATATCATAATCCAAAAATGAAATAGAGAATTATATAAGTTCGTCTCTTTCAGCTATCATAGTCCTTAGTGCGATAAACTTCAATATACCCCAAAATTGGATTCATTTATGGATACTGCTATAATATCAATATTGGAGCAGAAAAATGTAATATAGTTGCAGAAAAATGTAATATAGTTGCAGAAAAAAAAGCTAGCAGTTCAGGAAAAAAAAAGCTAGATGCTCAGGAAAAAAAGCTAGATGTTCAGGAAAAAAAGCTTTTACCGGAGAAGGATTTCCAAGCGTGAGAAAACCTAGGTTTGGTGTGGGGGCTGATCGTGGTGTAGGGAGACTTTTTTGTGGATCCCAAATCGAGGCCAGGAAGGCAGCGGGTTGCCGCAAAGAGAGCCCGCATCCAAGCTTTGGCGAGAGAGGCAATTCGGTTACCGGGTTCGGGGAGGAAGGCGTCAGCGCTTCTGCTAAGGCTCACAGGAGAGGAAGGATCGCGAAGAGAGGGAGAGCTCGCGGCTCGCGACAGGAGAGGGTTGAGCGGCGCTTCTGCTAGGGCTCACAGGAGACGAAGGATCGTGAAGAGAGGGAGAACTCGCGGATCACGGCAGGAGAGGGTTGAGCGGCGCGTCTGCTAGGGCTCACAGGAGAGGAACTATCGCGAAGAGAGGGAGAGCTCGTGGCTCGCGGCAAGAGATGGAGAAGGGTTGTGCGGCGCTTCTACTAGGGCTCATAAGAGAGGTTTGAGGGAAACGAGAAACACGatgcagttttttttttctcGCCCGCTGCGCAACTGCATTCCCCCACGGATGACGTGGACGAGCACCGCACGAAACCACAGCATAAGCACCACAACGTAAGTCTTCTGTAtatatatttgacaatatatacttaatttatgccaattaattttgaaatggtcccataaatttttttttttaaggaagtACTCACAATAAAAGATCGGTTCAATTTTCTAAGgtgaattatttattaaaaaaaatatttattaattcatAAAAAGCTGacattcaaattttaaatatctaaaaaaaattgagaaaatgcATATAAATTTTGTATTGATAGTGTGAATAATGTTCTTGTTTGAGATAATTAACAAATTGATAAATCCGGCTTTATCCTTTCATGGCCAAAGCCTTGAGCTTGACTGCTTGACATGGCAGCTTAAGGCcttcctagtttcttcttcttcttcccttttcaaAAACCTTTCCTTTCTCAGCTTTCTTTTCCCGTCGACTTCCTGGATTTTCCTTCTTGGTGTTGCCGCAAAGCTCTCTCCTTTCTTCGTCTTTGTAGCTTTTGATCCTTTTGCTTTGCCAAAGTcgagattttgtttttttttttctcattaattTGTAGTGCTTTGCCGGAAAGACTGCCCATTTCTGGGCAAGCATACTTGCTCGTCGTTTCTGCTTGCTTTTGTGGCGATTTTCTTCTGGAAAGGAGCGATTTTTACCTCGCCGGAGATGTTCCACGGTGGGCCAGAGCAGCTGCTCGGCCTGAACTGGAACCAAGGAGTAGAACCGAACACATCGGCCGACCCCGTTGCCTTCCACAAACTTATCAATATCAACGTGGACGTTGACCGTTGcgtcgtggataaaattttatccctttccAGGCATCCCGACCAAAACTATAAATActgccttggtctagaagctaacAAATAGACAAGCAATTCTAAATACAAGACTTGTACACTTCCATTGTTAGTTTAACTTCTCATTTCTGTACTGaatgttgtaagagacttctccgtctgaaggagatattagtgtgattcatttcttggattaacaacctccctggttgtaaccaagtaaaaattcatgTGCCTCTACCTTTTAGTTCTTTCTTtgattatatgcaagtgttattttaaaagtccgaaaaggtttttaatttgtgcagggctattcacttCTAGCCAGCCATCGGTCCCCAACACATTATGCTCATGCTGCATCCATCAATCACATTAGTACGAAGAAGGTGTATTGTGTAAGAATCTCTACATAGATATGATCCTCTAACAAACTGACATGTTGTATTAATGGCAGTAACTCAACTTTTAGGTCGAGAGAATTAGAAGATGAGCTTTCAGAGAACTCATTTCTATATATAACCTAACTGGGCCATAGTGACATCCCCAAAGAAAACACAGTTTTATGGGTGGTTTAGAAAATTAACATTGGCTCTTTTATGACATGTCCGATCAATAGGACCAATCGAGAGAAAAAAGGAGAGCAAAGCCCTAAGTAGTTCGGTCTGCGCCGGGGGTAGAGCATTGGGGCATTGAGAGATTGTTCGATCGGCAGGGTCGATCGAGAAAGAGGGAATAGAGCCCCGAGCGAATCCGGGCCGAACCCAGTATGATGCTCACTGATAGTCTTTCCTATCAGCAAGGCCGATTGGGATAGAGGGTTGCTGAGTCCCACATGAGTCCGGTCCACACCAGGAGTGGGGCCCACAGAGAATCTGTTTGATTGATAGGGTCGATCGGGAGAGGAGAACTGAGTCCAGTGTAAGTTTGATCCGTGCAAGTAGTGAGGTTTGTAGAGAACATGTCCAATCAGTAAGGCTGATCGAAAGAAATTAGAGCTAAATCCTGAGTGAGCCCGGTCCATCCCGAGAGTAAGGTCCACATATAGACTTTCTGATCGGTAGGGTTGATCATGAGAATGTGCCCTACTAGGCTACCTATTTGGATTTCTGACTCATCGTGGACTTTGACCACCATCTATATAGACTTATTGACCCCTTGACTCCTCAAGACGAACCTTTTTCTATTCATCGTATCATAGTCTAGAGTCTAAAGTCTAAAGTCTAAAGTCAAAATTTCATGCTTAACATCTTGTTCTTAGATCAATTAAAAAGAGGTTTTATAAATTCAAATCTTCATTTGGTTGTGAAAATAAAATGTTctaatttcttaaataatttattttatgttttaatcaagttgatttatttatttatcaataATTAAGTATTTTAAATACAATTAACCTATTTAACTCATTGGCCAAATTAATTCAATCAACTCAACTAGTATGTTTTTGTGCTATCGACCTGTCTGACCTAAAAATCAGGCTTCTaaattcgtctaatttaagtgGTTCACTCGACTTATCTATTTTTATCGACCCATTCATGATCATCCTATTTGATTCTCTAATCAAATCTCGATTTGATTTTCTAAATCTTACACATAAAGATATGAATGCCACCTCAATTTCACACACTAAAGTTAACATCAACTTCTATTTAAATTGTATCTATTAATTATCATAAATGAGTCATATCATACATttcattaaaaatataaaataatataaaatttgtaaatttaatcttcttttttttttaaaaaaaaaaacaccattCGGATTATGTCCTATTTGAATTTTGTCTGATATTGCTAATCTTAGTAAAACTAACAGTATAGTTATTTAATATTACGTTTAATGGAATTTATGTGAAGTGACTAGTGAGGTTCCTGGAAAATCCCAAACAGCAGATCCTAGAAATTAGCGGTGAATCAAGGTTAGTGATTTCCTGACagcaattaatttatattaattattagtACCGCAACCCGACAACCACCGGGTTTCCTGGAATCattgttgacaagataattaaaattaattagtgATCCAATGCAATGATTGACTCACGATACATAAAACAAttctttatttcttattttatttttaaacccaTCCAAACATATTTTAATTCACTGTTTCTCCACCAACAGATatctttttttttacaaaaagttaaaagaaggttaataataataataataataataataataataagtctcAAATGCTTATGTAAAATGATACGTTATCTTCTATGATATTATCTCatatatttttcatctaaatCTTAACTTAGGATGTATTATAGTAACTATGATCTCATAGTTACTATACAattgtaataattataattttataactgCTACAACTGAGTTTCCATATCGTTGTAAGAACTATTATTTCATAGTTACcataatattgaaaaaaaaaattaagactaAAAGTATTTAGAAtctttaaaaaagttttaaatgatatttttttttattaaaatcagaTTGTTACAGATTTCAAACCTATAATCAATTGTAAAACTTTAGATaagtttcgatttgatatattgtacgtTCTATGATTCAACCacaatcaaaagttatgatctctcaaaTTTAGAATGTAATATTAATAAAATCGTATCTGCTACAACTATATAACAACTACAATTTTATAGTTGTTACAATTGAACTGTCACGTAATTGTAGTATCTACGATTTCATAGTTGTTATAACTAAGTTTGTCATGTAATAACTACAATTGTATGACGGCTTAGTTGTAGTAACTATGAAACTGTAACTATTATAACTGTGTAAAAGCTCTAGGATCATAACTACATAATGCGTCTTATATTTAGGATTTAGACGGAAAATATAAGAGGGATAATAAtgtgaaaaatataataaaagataGTTTGATCATTTTACAAGATAACAAGACGCTCTTCTCctagaaaaattaaaatgaaacctCATTCCAAAAATAAAgagcattttttattttatattagaaTCATTTCTATCTATTATTTACTTTCAAgactaattttttaatatttgaatccattttaactaattttctattcacttttctaataaaatttatatataaaagctaatttaataaattattaaacttatttatttaattatttatatacatattaaatgaacataaataaactaTAAATATTTATACCCTACTTGCTTGGATAGAATGTTTCATTATCCAATGGGAAGAAAAAATACAAATGTATGTTCTTGTCATGATAAAGTACTTATAACGTTTAACATTTAAATTACATAATAATAAGGATTAGTAGGAGGAATAAGTGTACTAATCTAGGGATCAGGGAAATGCAATGAAGAAACAAGATAATCTTTTTTAAGAATAACATGGAGAATCTGTGGAAGCCCACCTTTCAAatggaaaataataaaatttggaaaattgaatttaaaatgaaaagaaaagaaaagattccAAGAGGCAGTAGTGGCATGTGAAAGGCAGCAGCAATCCCAAGGTTGCAAATAGAATAAAATTGGGGATTAGAAAGTAAACTATTTGTATTATTAGATTGAAAGTAATTAATTGGTTAGGTGACAACTACTTTACCTTGTGGACATTTAATTAACAcattcaaatgaaaaaaaaaacaggagaatatatatatatatatatatatatatatatatatatatgacaataTATacttaatttatgccaattaattttgaaatggtcccataaatttttttttaaggaagTACTCACAATAAAAGATCGATCCAATTTTCTAAGgtgaattatttattaaaaattatttattaattcataAAAAACTGacattcaaattttaaatatctaaaaaaattgagaaaatgcATATAAATTTTGTATTGATAGTGTGCATACTGTTCCTGTTTGAGATAATTAACAAATTGATAAATCCAGCTTTATCCTTTCATGGCCAAAGCCTTGAGCTTGACTGCTTGACATGGGCAGCTTAAGGCCTtccttccttgcttcttcttcttctgccctTTTCAAAAACCTCTGCTTTCTCCGCTTTCTTTTCCCGTCGTCTTTCTGGATTTTCCTTCTCGGTGTTGCCGCAAAGCTCTCTCCTTTCTTCGTCTTTGTAGCTTTTGATCCTTTGGCTTTGCCAAAGTAGAGATtttgctttctttttttttctcattcatTTGTGGTGCTTTGCCGGAAAGACTGCCCATTTCTGGGCAAGCATACTTTCTCGTCGTTTCTGCTTGCTTTTGTGGCGATTTTCTTCCGGAAAGGAGCGATTTTCACCTCGCCGGAGATGTTCCGCGGTGGGCCGGAGCAGATGCTCGACCTGAACTGGAACCAGGGAGTGGAACCGACCGGTGGCCGCCTCGTGAACACGTCGGCCGACCCCGTTGCCTTCCACAAACTCGTGGGGGGAGAATTAGCCGGCGGCGATGCGGCGTCCCGGCCTCGATCACGCCCGGTGGGTGTTCGACTTAATTCCCCAACGAAACTCAATCGGTTCCTCCACCATCCGCAAGCCGGAGTAGGAGGCCTTCCTTTGTCAGGAATTCCGGTGCCGGCGGCGCATTTGGAGCAGCGGTTCTCTGACGGCAGGACGTATGGCCATCTCCCAGCCCAGTTTAGGCTGCCGGAGAGAAGAATGGAAGCTTCGGCAGAGGGCAGATTACAGTTGGAAAATAATGGTGAATTGATGTGTGGAAGGGCGGAATCCTCTGTGTCTGATCCATCTGCAAGTGGAGAAGCAGGTTTAGGGGCCCCTGCAAAGAAACGGAAAGCGGCTAAGAAAggcaaagtaaaggtaaaactGTTCTTCTTAAGAATTCATTTGAGTTAGTGAATTTGCTGAATAAATTGCTGAAGAAAGTGCAACTTCAGTTGGCAGAGGAAGAGGATACAAGCCCAAAGCGAAGTCGATCGACGGAACTTAAACCAAAGGACGAGAAGAATGAAGGGAAAAGTAGTAATTCAAAGTCTCCTGAGCCTCCTAAGGATTACATCCATGTCAGGGCAAGAAGAGGTCAAGCAACAGATAGCCATAGCCTTGCTGAGAGGGTATGAGCACATTGTTTGTAATTGTTCCATTTCGCGCGTCTATTCATCGATATCTCTTGTTCGGTTTCATCAGGTTAGAAGAGAGAAAATAAGCCAGAGGATGAAGTTGCTACAAGATCTTGTTCCTGGCTGCAACAAGGTATCACATAGTGATGGACTCTCCTCAGATTGGCTTGCTTAGAAACTCTTGTCTCATGTTAAATTGTGTAGGTTACCGGAAAGGCGGTCATGCTCGATGAGATTATCAACTACGTGCAGTCGTTACAGTGCCAAGTTGAGGTAGATTTGCCATGGATACTTTTAGCAATTCTCTGGAAGAATACTTGAAAAGGTTTAGGATCTAAATTCTCTACAATTTAAATGTGAATAGTTCCTATCTATGAAGCTGGCCACTGTGAATCCACAATTAGATTTCAACAATGTGGCAAGTTGCCTTCCTAAGGATGTAAGTTGCAAACAATTCTATTTTTTTCATGGTTCATATGATCTATACATTAGAATCCATACCAAAACAAGAATTTTGGAAATTCAGATGCATCAAGCTTGCGGAACTATGCCAAACTCAGTTTACTCGATGGAGACTTCAGAGGTGCCGGCGCCATATATTAACCAACCTCCACAAGGAGATCCCATGCATTGTGTCTTGCCTAATGGCATGGAAACCCAGAGCTCGATCGATATGCTAGACTTGGTGTACCACCACAATCTCAGCACACACCACCCTTTCATTTCTGGATTTGAGAGTGTGTCGTCTCAGGTAAGCAAGAACACATACATCGATACAATCTCTTGAATCGTAGATTCCAGTAGTCGTGTTTTGACACGGGAGGATTATCAAACTTTCAGCTAGGTGCTTTCTGGGAGGATGATCTACAAAATGTTACTCACATGGACACAGGACACGACTAGGTGAATTCCATTTTCCCCTGATGCTTTTGTACATAACTCAAGGAGAATCCCTGCAAGAGATTAATTGGCTCATCTCTGAgaagattgccatttatttatttattttcattgtgTAATTTGATGAAGTCAAGAGATTTAGGATCCTAATGTTGTTCTACCACTATTAATAATTCATTTAGCTTCTTATCAAAttgtattattgttattattatcattcatttgATGCCAATAAAATAATATGGTGTGCTTTGCTTATCTTTTGGATTTGGTAGGCAATAACAATGGAAAATTTCAAGAGTACTTTAGATTCATAGGACGATTAAGAGCCTTCGATTGCTTCCTCGCCTCTCTTCGCGAGCAAAGTTGTACACTGTAATAGATCTCCTTTGAAACACATCAGTCCAGCTATGGCTTGGCTCCGTGCCGTCTTTCCTGTCCCCTACTTTAAAAGAGAGTTGAGTGAGGTCCATTATCATGGCACCAAAGATGAAGTAAAGTAACATATCCAAGAGGCAAACTGATATCCTGACCTGGACATGAGCAGCCGTAGCATCCTTTCCCTGCCAATCTTTGTCAATTACTGCGATAAGATTGGGATAAGGGACCACAATCTTCTGGCCATTATTTCTGAGCATTTGAGGATGATAAGTTTGGTGATTACAATAAAATATGAAGGGCCAGAAGATGGTCTACAGCTTGTGGGGTTTGGAAGAAGATATCTATTGAAATCAAACACCAGGCTGGCAGGCTCTGTGTTCATCAGCTGGCAATGGCATCCAGATCAACACACCTTTTTTCTCCTTCTAATCCAAGAACTTTTAGTCGACACCGATAAGGATATGACAAGACATGACAAGCTATTCTACTAGTCCGGAATCAAAATGTTCTCGCCATTTGCCTGAATCCAAAATTAAAGGCTTCGATTTGTCATACAACTGGCTTATGATATCTCTGTCTGGTTTGGTGGCCAGTGGCCTCATTTACTTTTTGCCTTCTGCAAACTACATTAGGACAAGGCAAACAGAAGCGATTCAATCCAATTGACACTGTTCTAACAGCAAATCTAGTATTATATTAGGCTTGCAATttcagtcaaaaaaaaaaaaaggaagaaaaaaaaattaccatTAATCAGCAGACGTCAGGCTCAAACAATTCAGTGGAAGTCAAAGTGCATGATCAAGATAAGTAAATAAACTCAAATCagagaaaaatagagaaaagcgTAAATATTGCAATTTTGTGGATTATAATAAATAAACACTgcttaaagttttgaactcagaCTTGAATGGAACTCACCGAATTCCATTTGTCTACTGAACGCCCATGGATTCACCGAGGTCAACAGCTCTGCTGGCTCGCAGTTTGGTAGCAAAAGCTCCTGTAAGGATCCAGCAAGGCTCAGAGAACGTTgttgtttcttcttcctccttcaatTCCTATTAATGCTGGTCAGCACCGCCTAGGTGCTTCTAGGTGGTCACCACCGACACGTATCACCAAAAACTCTTGAAAATGGTAAATTCAGAGCAATGTACTGACTGCAACAGGAAGGATGTTCTTAGGCATCAATTGAATCTaggaacataaataaaataaaggtTTATATGTACGCCAACAAATATACAATACAAATTACTTCTCGCAAGATTGTAGCGGGGTAAAAATATCAGCATaactaaaaatacaaaaataaaatagcTCACCTCTAAAACCTGTACTTAAGGAAAAAGGAGACAAAAAAAAACTAACAATATTATGTTACAATTCTTTCGGAATGTGGATGGAATATCTACAAAACAGTGTTGATATGAAGAGCTTTTAGTAAAGCAGTCGCCATTTGCTTGACTAGGACTTGGCCTCCGGATGTCTGACCATCTCTGCGTTCTTCGATCAGATTCTGCAGCTTCTGAGGCAAATCATTCTCCACAATTAGTTGCTTTGGTCTAGGATGGTGCTCGTAAACAGCCTAAAACAATTAAAAACAAAATGAATAAAAGGCGAAAACATCTCATGCCATAAGCTAATGTCTTCCTCCACCCAAGTCTGATCTCTCACTTGCTGCAACAATGGACATGCTCCTGACGATGCCACCATCCCCAGCAGGGTGCATGGAGGATACCACCCGCTAAGAATTCATATGTAGGTTTGGATACCGATGCCAActttaattaaaagaaaaaagcTGGGAAAGATTACCTTTATTAGTTTCAGAAGATTAAGTCGTGCAATAGCATCTTGATGTTCAAGTCGTGCGACTAGCAATGTTGTCAGACCATTGGTAGCCATAGCTGTATTAATTCGGGGTGATTTCCTGCGTATTTATTTGCAAATTCAGTGTTGGAAACCGGGCCATCATGAGCCGATTCAAACAGACTAGGACAAATACATTTCATTCTTACGTAAGTATCTTCAAGAAAGGCTCTAAAATTTGCGCAAAATGTTGCTCCGGGCAGTTGCAGAAGTACTTCACTAATTTATGAATTGATTCCTTCTTCAACAGTGTTTGTTCTACTTTTCTCTGCTCATTATCATGAGCCAAACAGACGGCAATTGAATCTAAAGTTATACCGGCCCAAGCCTCATTCTCCAACAGGTTCAAGTACACATCCAATCCTCCCTGAGCTCGCAGCTGCTCCCTTGAGTTTCGAGAAGCATGAGCCATATCACATAGTAAAGGCAATGCATATTGTTTGAGTGGTGAATCCGAAGTGATAAAATTCATCAAGTGTGGAATAATTCCATTTTCTGCAGCCTGTTCCTGTCTCCTCTTGTTGATCTTGCAAAGGTTGAATAGTGCCTTGAGGACCTTCCAAAGATGAACAAATTTAATCAGCCACAATAAGTGAACGAATCTGGTACAAAAGAGAGAACAAATTTAGAAgagataacaaataaacaaaaatcTATGAAGATCACTCACTTCATTATGTATCTGTGAAACAAGGGATCCTTCACAGAGGTCAAGGTTAGGAATCAAATATTTGATTACATTGGCACGCTGAAGACTTTCTAAGCAATTTGGATCCATGGACAAATGGTTGATGCACTTCAGGATCTGCACTTTgcaatagagaaaaaaaaaatccaatgatTGCACTAGTAGCCTAGATGAGAAAAGGTGTTATAAACCAATGAAGGAGTACCAATATACCTTCAAGAGAATAGGTAGCTCCATCTTATTGAACATCTGAAAAAGGCGCGTAAGCAAGCTCTGGCTACACAAGTAGGATTTCACCAAAGTGTCAGCTTGTGCAAAAACTAATAGAAGATCTGCAACTTTCTCAAGATATTCCCTTGTCACGTCAGCATTTGACGAAGACACCATCTGCGACAGCAATCCAGATGACGTAGTGCTACCAGGTCTTGCATTCAGTACACCAGA is drawn from Zingiber officinale cultivar Zhangliang chromosome 1B, Zo_v1.1, whole genome shotgun sequence and contains these coding sequences:
- the LOC121991476 gene encoding transcription factor bHLH77-like, which translates into the protein MFRGGPEQMLDLNWNQGVEPTGGRLVNTSADPVAFHKLVGGELAGGDAASRPRSRPVGVRLNSPTKLNRFLHHPQAGVGGLPLSGIPVPAAHLEQRFSDGRTYGHLPAQFRLPERRMEASAEGRLQLENNGELMCGRAESSVSDPSASGEAGLGAPAKKRKAAKKGKVKLAEEEDTSPKRSRSTELKPKDEKNEGKSSNSKSPEPPKDYIHVRARRGQATDSHSLAERVRREKISQRMKLLQDLVPGCNKVTGKAVMLDEIINYVQSLQCQVEFLSMKLATVNPQLDFNNVASCLPKDMHQACGTMPNSVYSMETSEVPAPYINQPPQGDPMHCVLPNGMETQSSIDMLDLVYHHNLSTHHPFISGFESVSSQLGAFWEDDLQNVTHMDTGHD